One window of Paludibacter propionicigenes WB4 genomic DNA carries:
- a CDS encoding GNAT family N-acetyltransferase, which yields MKIIQSNDAIYLQEITKLYTEVFSSGISQQHISSHELSLYINTILKNGYALLALDNNHIIGALLCCPLTLDELFPKQTVQNISIEKCVYVAEIMISSAYRGQGIGKEFLNQFEQSTDKSLYTDAVIRVWDENIPALSLYRKMGFEPIASIQQTKLRPDGKETFVMNKIYLHKKLY from the coding sequence ATGAAAATAATTCAAAGCAATGATGCTATTTATCTACAGGAAATAACGAAACTTTACACTGAAGTTTTTTCTTCAGGTATTTCCCAACAACACATCTCCAGCCATGAGTTGAGCCTCTACATCAACACTATCCTGAAAAATGGATATGCATTACTTGCACTCGATAATAACCACATAATTGGCGCTTTGCTATGCTGCCCCTTGACACTCGACGAACTGTTTCCGAAACAAACCGTGCAAAACATTTCAATTGAAAAATGCGTTTATGTGGCAGAAATAATGATTAGTTCAGCATATCGTGGACAAGGAATAGGAAAAGAATTCCTAAACCAGTTTGAGCAAAGCACAGACAAATCCCTTTACACCGATGCTGTTATCCGCGTTTGGGATGAGAATATTCCGGCGCTAAGCCTCTATCGGAAAATGGGATTCGAACCCATCGCGTCCATTCAGCAAACAAAACTAAGACCCGACGGTAAAGAAACTTTCGTAATGAATAAAATATATTTACACAAAAAACTGTATTGA